DNA sequence from the Puntigrus tetrazona isolate hp1 chromosome 2, ASM1883169v1, whole genome shotgun sequence genome:
CAAAATAATCGGTCAGAAATACGTGTCTATCGCGAGAACATGGTAAGAACATGGTAAAGCTTCGTACAGCACGAGGACCTCgctgttttattaatatgacgtgttgttttttattaatagcgTTGTCCTTGTGGCGACCTGACTGTAGCCTGCTAAAGCTAACGAGCTCGGGTCGCCAGAAAACACACTAAACTTTACTCTCGTGCTCTTTCAGCTCTTTTCTTTGctctaaatgatttgtttggtgttgtagtgtgtgtttgtgtagttcACTCGTCAGTAgttcgtgtgtgtttttgtggcaGTCGTTTGTTCGCTTTATTGGCGCTTTTGTTGTTCGCAGAAATCGATGAAAAGCTCCGTTTAATACTctttagcattattttaaagcctGTCTGAccttctgttttatttcctttgtctctggtttatgttgttgtttacaGTAGAAccttcacgtttttttttttgataaacgTGTCTTTAACCCTGTGAAGAAACTTCAGcagatgctgatatttatatgatataattatgCTGCTGCTTATGTAAATAGATACTGacttaaaataatctaaatatcaGCCATATCTCCAGTAATATGTCTTAGTAAGGTGAGAATGAAAGGAtccaaacatatatatatatatatatatatatatatacacacacacacacacacacacagtccagaTTTGACAGAAAAACCAGCAGCTGAAGGACGTGTCTGTTTTCACCGGATCAACTGTCGATGAGAGACAGAAGATGCAGGAGACCGAGTGTGAAAGCTGTTCTCATGACTGTGATGTTCTCCAGGGTTCCCACGCTCGCCGTCTGGGGTGGAGCTGGAGGCGTAGCTCTCGTTCACTTCACCGACTGGAGGATCATCTTGGACTACGTGCCGTACATCAACGGAAAGTTCAAGAAGGACGATTAGATCAAGGTTTGTCTGGTTCGTCTCTCACGTCATAGACGCTCCAACGATGACTTTTCAGTCCTCTTCTGCTCACCCAGCCAGCATTTGTTTGATCCAAGAGCAGTAACATTTAAGATCActcttttctgtgtgaatatattcaaatgtagttttgtgatacgctgctcaagaaacaatttgtattattatcatcaatgttcaAGATCATTTAATAGAAAGAGATGCATTCACAAAgatcataaaaaaatcttatatatatatataaatatatatatatatattatatatatatatatatatatatataatatcatatatatatatatatatatataatctgttttaacatccaaaatgtttttgaagcaaagaagcaaatcagaatattagaagggtttctggagtaatgatgctagacattcagctttgcattgcattttgaaatattaaaataacagttattttaaatagttacaaTATTTCAACATTGAATGgtataaatgcaggcttggtgagcagaagagacttcttaaaaagaaaataaatactcCTTCGGCTGGTAGTTTGTGAtatgaaaatctttttttttttctgagtcAGATTTCGTGTTTTGTTTGTAAGCTCCGGGCGGCTCTTCCTTTGACCtcagatgtatttatttgctgtatCCTCTCTTGTTTTCCAGTCTTGCTGTGGACGGGCTGAAGATGGAGATGTTTGTCAGTGCCGGAGAAGAAGACCTCTAGTGAATCATCACTGCTAATGaacaatgtgtatttatttcgGAGCGTTCAATTCATTCATCCCTCGTGAAAGGTCTCACGATCAAAATCGAATGATTATAAAGATCATGTATGTAACGCCGGAGTGTTTTCTGTGCTTTGTCGTTTCTTTCCACTGAATCCTCATGGAATAAATACTCTCTAATATTCTGTTATAGAGAACGTCACGGTGGACCTCAActcttctttttaattttgttcatcTGTTCAGTCGTAGGTTACTGGTGATgcttgttaataaataaaagaaaatgaatctgACGTGTCCGTTATGCTTTATGATCACCGGTGTTACATATGCACTAGTTTACCATGTGTCTTAATGCTCATCTGATTCTTAgcaattaatttagtttttattttcagttaaactgCTGGATTAATGTTCATAttatgttttggggttttttaatCCACCATTAAATCTTCCAATACTCCagtattttatgattattaatatgcatttatgatctgtgtttgtgtgtaaaatatataaatacatacacacacacatatcatatatatatatatatatatatatatatatatatatatatatatacatatatatagataaagagatttttttaaacatttcccctttaaatatcttcaaaaataatttttataaattagaaaaatagatatatatttttttacaatttttacaaatataaaataaagtatatttgtgtgtttaaatataaatatgatccTGATGTTTAGTCGATTCTGACTGAGCAGTAAGATCCGATTCTATTAACCTCTATTCATCGCTATCCTTTGTTAGACAACAGTCAACCCTGAAATCGCAAACCCCTTGCAGGAAATATGTTTTCAgctcttttatttcatttaatgataACGTTTGACGTTTGTACCGCTCCGCGGCAGATGAGTGAACTGCGAGTCGACTCTCGGTTCACGGCGAGTCATGACTCGTGAATCAGAAGGTCGCGAGGTGAGAGGATAGAGCAGCGCCAGCGGCCGCCTTTAACCCTAAACATTCACAGCTTTTCCTCCAGAGAGACTCCGGGAGAAACATGGAGAGGAAAAGGTGGGAGTGCTCGGCTCTCCCAAATGGTTGGAAAAGGGAAGAAGTGACCAGAAAGTCGGGCTTGTCCGCGGGGAAAAGTGATGTCTATTATTTTAGGTACTGCAGCGAGATTAGCCGGAGACCAGCGAGCAGAGATAAAAAAACctctctttatatattaattaatagtcTCTAATCCGATTTCAGTTGGCTAACGAGTACTCTAGTGCGTTATTATTCCGTATTATTATCGTTTGCAGCGCAGACGTGAAACTAATCGTGTTTTGGCGTCTCCTGCGAGTTAGCATTTAGCGCTAATCTGCGCTAGCCGCTATGCTAGCTCGTTGTTATTGTTTTGGTCGTCTCTTAATCGAACGCGTCTTTTGTTTAGTTCTAGAAACCACCGAAAGCTCATTTCTGTACTGTTTTGTCGCTATATTCGAGTCTGCATTGTATTCATGATTAAAAATGCGCGTTTAATCGGGTAACACTGTGGGGAGTGAAGCGGCGGCGGCAAAAGTTCAATTATTTACGTATTTTTGCtggataaaatgaaatattacatttctgcaATATAGATACATGCCAGTGAGCATTTGCACCTTGGTCTGATACCGTCACTTTACTATGATACGAAAGCAGGAGTTTTTAGGGGTCTGTATTCACTTTGTATATACATGTAGGATTGTTTTTAAGTGGGTTATGTATTTTGCTGTGGTGATTTGTGTTAATGCATATCTGTTTTTCTGGTTTAACAccataattatttgtaaaacatgCTTGCGCTGGGTTGCCAGATTTTGCACTGGAAGTGTGTGGACgataaagagtgtttttttgATCTTTCCTTTCCCTCTTAGTCCAACAGGGAAGAAGTTTCGGAGTAAACCGCAGCTGGCCCGATATCTGGGAAACTCCATGGATCTCAGCTCCTTTGATTTCCGCACAGGGAAGATGCTAATGAGcaagctgaataaaaacaggCAGCGGATCCGCTACGATCACAGTCAGAGCAAGGTAGAGATCCCGCGCAGCGCAGGGCTTTATTTCTGTGTCGTGCTGTTTGTAATGTCTGCGTCCGGACGCCTGCTTATAGGGTAAACCTGATCTGAACACGTCACTGCCGGTCCGACAGACGGCGTCCATCTTCAAGCAGCCTGTCACCAAGGTCACGAATCACCCCAGCAACAAGGTCAAGACGGACCCTCAGAAAGCTGTGGACCAGCCCAGACAGGTAAACCTCAGACGCCGTGCAGCTGTTCACAAAAGAAGTGCTCAAAACTTTAGGTTTGGTAAGACCCTTTCTTGGTGGTttctgctcaccgaggctgcataTACTTCATTAAATAAGATTAGAGGATAAAATAACGCTTTCTATATGAATATCTGTTCAAgggcatcattactccaggctTCAGTATCCCATGATCTGATGtggatttgctgcttaaaaaaaacattactaaaatatatctatctatctatctatctatctatctatctatctatatatatatatatatatatatatatatatatatatatatatatatatatatatatatatatatatatattcttttttttttttttacacacacatatatttaatatttatgtatatgtatgtgtgtgtgtaaaataaatataaaaaatataaaaataaatatatatttacacacacacacacacacacacacacacacatatatatatatatatatgtgtgtgtgtgtgtgtgtaaaatatatatttatttttatatatttttatattttttttttttatttttattttaaatatataaatactttttaaaatttttttttattatttaattttttataaataacaaactATCACGAAATAGAAGCCTACTAATAAGACGGAGAAAAAGAGGTGAGATTTAAAAGACCCCGGTGAAACAGAAGTCTTTTGTGACGttataaatatcttaaatatgtAAGCCTGTTTCTGtcacagtatttaaaaaaagatgtttaaattttttatctTACGAAAAAAAGATTATAGTTGTGAGAGAACTTGCAGTTACCTTTTTTTcccttatttttttccttttttatccTTTTGTGGAAGcagtctgaatgaaaaaaatgtaattaaaaaacccccaaaacgtCTTGTATTATTCTGACTCTTTAACAATACAAGTTGGCCATAAATTATAGACACTTTCACAACAGAGGAACCTTCTTGTAGTCCCTGCAACCACCGGCAGAGTTTCCCGCTTTCTGGCGTGTTTGCAGGAACTAGGAACATGTTTGGGTCTAGAAACTTCCTGAGCTCCTGCTTCAGAGTAGGGTCTGAAACCGCCGTATAGGAACCGTCCGTGACGTACTCGTAAAAATGTGTCAGATATTTACTCCACGAACATGGAAAAGATGATAACTTTATCTGTTGtgctgttcttttcttgatTTCCTGTTACGCTCCTGCGCTGCTCTTTCCGTTTCCATCTGTTATCGCAAAACCCAGTCGATTAGTTCCTGCAACGCCAGAAGTGACGCAAACCTGAGATCATCTTTTGCTCTGTTTGGTCCACAGCTGTTTTGGGAGAAAAAGCTGAGCGGACTCAACACTTACGACATCGCAGAGGAGCTGGTGAAGACCATGGATCTCCCGAAAGGATTGCAAGGTATAAATGGAGGCTGAATGAAAttagctctctttttttttcacgatttatttgcaaaaactccTACAGAGAGCGTGCATTTAGAGAGAGTGCTTTCAGTGCAAGATTCAGTTATGCATTTAGAATGATCACAAAATACAAGATATGCGGACAggaaatgtgtatatttgtataattttcgATATATGTTTTAATCTGCAAAAGCTACCATGATTAGaaaatttatttagcaatttgcATGTCTTTTAAATCCTGTTTcagcaacaaaaataattccaaacacTGTCAGAGTGattcgttcctgaatgaatcaagtttttttttttttttttttatgattcggTTCAATCGCTGACTCTTGTTTTAGTTTCACCTTTAAAGTTTCTGTGATTATTATTTAGGTCATTTCGAAAAACGTCCAGTGTTTTATGTGTGGGAGCGAAACGTTAAATGGTTAAACGTGagaattcaaatcaaattcaaattctaattttatttgtcacatacacatacataaatacatggtacgacatgcagtgaaatgttttttacaaccgtccagcatcaaaatagaaaacaaaatatatatctatagaagatacaagaaaacaaaacaacaacaaaaaatatatataaatatatatatatatatatatatatatatatatatatatatatatatatatatatatatatatatatatatatatatatatata
Encoded proteins:
- the LOC122324535 gene encoding cytochrome b-c1 complex subunit 10 — protein: MLGKIIGQKYVSIARTWVPTLAVWGGAGGVALVHFTDWRIILDYVPYINGKFKKDD
- the mbd3a gene encoding methyl-CpG-binding domain protein 3a isoform X1 is translated as MERKRWECSALPNGWKREEVTRKSGLSAGKSDVYYFSPTGKKFRSKPQLARYLGNSMDLSSFDFRTGKMLMSKLNKNRQRIRYDHSQSKGKPDLNTSLPVRQTASIFKQPVTKVTNHPSNKVKTDPQKAVDQPRQLFWEKKLSGLNTYDIAEELVKTMDLPKGLQGVGPGYTDKTLLSALASALHTSSAPISGQLSAAVEKNPGVWLNTTQPLCKAFMVTDEDIRKQEDLVYSVRKRLEEALMADMLAHIEEATIEAKALKEESNDEETESL
- the mbd3a gene encoding methyl-CpG-binding domain protein 3a isoform X2; translated protein: MERKSPTGKKFRSKPQLARYLGNSMDLSSFDFRTGKMLMSKLNKNRQRIRYDHSQSKGKPDLNTSLPVRQTASIFKQPVTKVTNHPSNKVKTDPQKAVDQPRQLFWEKKLSGLNTYDIAEELVKTMDLPKGLQGVGPGYTDKTLLSALASALHTSSAPISGQLSAAVEKNPGVWLNTTQPLCKAFMVTDEDIRKQEDLVYSVRKRLEEALMADMLAHIEEATIEAKALKEESNDEETESL